The Solanum pennellii chromosome 11, SPENNV200 genome contains a region encoding:
- the LOC107003046 gene encoding protein TONSOKU isoform X2, which translates to MGKNDSQNQLIEAKRAYKSAKAEGNRKEEARWANLIGDMLKNRGEYVEALRWLRIDYEISLNYLPEKQLLPSCQSLGEVYLRLQDYEHALTFQKKHLELAKDENDLVEQQRASTQLGRTYHEIFLKSDDDHDSVRNARKYFKLSLNLAKTLKKNLQSSKHSFVKEYIDAYNNIGMLEVDLDNLEEAERILSKGLEICDEEELSEDDDGRSRLHHNLGNVYTELRNMNKAREHIEKDITICHRIGHCQGEAKGYINLGELHYRIQKYDEAMKCYEWALKLAKSMEDEDALISQANQNIEIVKEARKVMDEIKIGEQSLKKLSREIEIARGTEGERKCLLQQNSALDRLIEKCSAIFAWVKHCKFAKKKKQTAIQLCDKEKLSDSFLAIGESHQKLRHFDKALKWYNKSLDTYRSIGNLEGQALAKINIGNVLDCNGNWGGALAAFEEGYRIAIQAKKPSIELSALENMHYSQMIRFDNVEEARRLQSSIDKLKQSKIGDLEAENVAGDCCSESETEVGNLSPITSYDSITPKKAKRGFKKSKSYSSEDEFKDLPLKSLIRPSKNLSKLKSTYVETPIATTELPDSPSPSISRPAGSQAVGRKRVRLVLSDDEDDNEDVYSSSRIISTPLEGEMGHCSRRISHKCSVEAVATSDESKDTKHRCSPSHELKVVSPVGSGCAVSACTPINLEESTCSDKSRTPELGLRDDKDFTYSSTKRSAPKFSYGACGRELDADVSGNDSISDLTLHACGEHCQHILFRVGNNVVHVKWDSGNAGTKLSLEQMKVEVACLFYLQLSAEERSKGLVPVIQHMMHEGRVIESLEAVNILKDNMAGKACIEVSIDVWVPKHLMKLYIDCCEELSQPPILKVLKMLYNQEVSEDEVVVSDCELQDISVTPLINALYVHKTFAVLDLSHNLLGNGTIEKLKQVFIASGQKYGGLTLDLHCNRLGSTALFQICECDVLYARLEVLNLSGNRLTDACASYLSTILQNCKALYSLNIEQCSITSRTIQKVADSLTSGSVLTHLSLGHNQPVAANVVINLLVTLTNLKRFQELSLKGIKLSKPVIESLCQLIKSSCLSGLLLGNTSIGTDGMLKLMQSLSRESQELKLDVSSCGLTPDCIVRLNAEVSVFNSIVELDLGGNQLKQEGGRALAAAVSNPQCCFRVLLLQKCQLGLLGILSILKGLSDNYYLEELNVAENADQNEIHALLHDLCSNVLQTDINLLEHTSEVSAANAKEGCQEGLCTLNTDYNQLEAPDSEDEQVEVDVTERATNQSCIKNHSNLDEYEYIQELPAAIQMAKNLQLLDLSNNGFTKQLAESLYAAWGSSSRSGSSRGHIEGNTVHLSVEGVKCCYLKPCCRRI; encoded by the exons ATGGGCAAAAACGATAGCCAGAACCAGCTAATTGAGGCGAAGAGAGCTTACAAGAGCGCAAAAGCAGAGGGGAACAGAAAGGAGGAGGCGAGATGGGCAAATTTGATCGGCGACATGCTAAAGAACCGAGGAGAGTATGTAGAGGCGCTTCGTTGGCTCCGAATCGACTACGAAATATCACTCAATTACTTGCCCGAGAAGCAGCTTCTTCCGTCATGTCAATCCCTTGGTGAAGTCTATCTCCGCCTTCAGGACTACGAACACGCCCTCACTTTCCAG AAAAAGCATTTAGAGCTTGCCAAGGATGAAAATGACCTTGTTGAGCAGCAAAGAGCCAGCACTCAACTGGGAAGaacatatcatgaaatttttttgaagtcGGACGATGACCATGATTCAGTTCGGAATGCTAGAAAGTATTTCAAATTGTCACTGAATCTTGCCAAAACACTGAAGAAGAATTTACAATCGAGCAAGCATTCTTTTGTGAAGGAGTACATTGATGCCTACAACAACATTGGTATGCTTGAAGTTGATCTTGATAACTTGGAAGAAGCTGAAAGAATTCTCAGTAAAGGATTAGAAATCTGTGATGAAGAAGAGTTAAGTGAGGATGATGATGGACGTAGCAGGCTCCATCATAACCTTGGAAATGTGTACACCGAGCTAAGAAATATGAATAAAGCACGGGAGCACATTGAGAAAGATATTACCATTTGTCATAGGATAGGGCACTGTCAAGGGGAGGCAAAGGGATATATAAATCTTGGGGAGTTGCATTACAGGATTCAAAAGTATGATGAGGCCATGAAATGTTATGAATGGGCTCTCAAACTGGCGAAGTCCATGGAAGATGAAGATGCTTTGATTAGTCAAGCCAATCAAAACATTGAAATAGTGAAAGAAGCACGCAAGGTAATGGATGAGATAAAAATAGGAGAACAAAGTCTCAAAAAGCTCTCAAGGGAAATAGAAATAGCTAGAGGAACAGAGGGTGAGAGGAAGTGCCTGCTCCAACAAAATTCAGCACTTGATCGTCTCATCGAGAAATGTAGTGCAATCTTTGCATGGGTAAAA CATTGTAAATTTGCCAAAAAAAAGAAGCAGACAGCAATTCAGCTCTGTGACAAAGAGAAATTAAGCGACTCATTTCTAGCCATTGGAGAATCACACCAGAAGCTTAGGCACTTTGACAAAGCTCTTAAATGGTACAACAAGAGCTTGGATACATACAGATCAATTGGAAATTTGGAG GGACAAGCACTAGCAAAGATCAATATTGGAAATGTACTGGATTGTAATGGTAATTGGGGAGGTGCTTTGGCGGCTTTTGAAGAGGGTTACAG GATTGCCATTCAGGCAAAGAAGCCCTCGATTGAGTTGTCTGCTCTAGAAAATATGCACTATAGCCAGATGATCAGATTTGATAATGTGGAAGAGGCCAG GAGGTTGCAGTCGTCAATTGACAAATTGAAGCAGTCAAAAATTGGAGATCTTGAAGCAGAAAATGTCGCAGGGGATTGCTGTTCTGAAAGTGAAACAGAGGTCGGCAACCTATCGCCAATCACGTCATATGATAGCATTACACCAAAGAAAGCTAAGAGGGGTTTCAAGAAATCAAAATCTTACAGCAGTGAAGATGAATTTAAGGATCTGCCTTTGAAATCACTAATCCGTCCTAGTAAGAATCTATCTAAGCTGAAATCAACTTATGTAGAAACACCTATTGCTACTACTGAGCTACCTGATTCTCCGTCTCCGAGCATTTCGAGACCTGCTGGTAGTCAAGCAGTTGGTCGTAAACGTGTCCGCCTTGTTCTCTCTGATGACGAAGATGATAATGAGGATGTATACAGCTCCAGCAGGATTATTTCTACTCCTCTTGAGGGTGAAATGGGCCATTGCTCAAGAAGAATCTCTCACAAGTGTTCTGTAGAAGCTGTTGCTACTTCTGATGAGT CTAAAGACACAAAACATCGCTGTAGTCCTTCTCATGAACTGAAG GTAGTTTCACCAGTTGGTTCAGGATGTGCTGTCAGTGCTTGTACCCCTATTAATCTTGAAGAAAGTACTTGCTCCGACAAATCTAGGACTCCCGAGTTAGGTTTAAGGGACGATAAGGATTTCACATATTCAAGCACAAAAAGGTCTGCTCCAAAGTTTAGTTATGGAGCTTGTGGCAGAGAATTGGATGCAGATGTTTCTGGCAATGATAGTATTTCTGATCTCACTCTGCATGCTTGTGGTGAACATTGC CAACATATTCTCTTCAGAGTTGGCAACAATGTAGTACATGTGAAGTGGGATTCAGGTAATGCTGGCACAAAGCTCAGCTTAGAGCAGATGAAAGTTGAGGTAGCATGCTTGTTCTATTTACAGCTCTCAGCTGAGGAGAGATCTAAAG GCCTAGTGCCAGTCATCCAACATATGATGCATGAAGGAAGAGTTATAGAATCATTAGAAGCAGTTAATATCCTAAAAGATAATATGGCTGGGAAGGCATGCATTGAAGTTTCAATTGATG TATGGGTTCCAAAACATCTCATGAAACTGTACATTGATTGCTGCGAGGAGCTGTCTCAGCCACCGATCTTGAAGGTTCTTAAGATGCTGTACAACCAAGAG GTGTCGGAGGATGAAGTCGTGGTATCTGATTGCGAACTGCAAGATATATCAGTGACACCATTAATCAATGCCCTCTATGTGCACAAAACTTTTGCTGTCTTAGACCTTTCACACAATCTGTTAG GAAATGGAACAATAGAGAAGCTTAAACAAGTATTCATCGCATCAGGGCAAAAATATGGTGGTTTGACCTTGGATTTGCACTGCAATCGACTTGGTTCAACTGCCTTGTTCCAG ATTTGTGAATGCGATGTTCTATACGCCCGATTGGAAGTACTCAACTTATCTGGGAACCGTTTGACTGATGCATGTGCATCATATCTTTCAACTATCTTGCAGAACTGCAAAG CTCTTTATAGTTTAAATATCGAGCAATGTTCAATCACATCTAGAACAATTCAAAAGGTTGCTGACTCACTGACTTCTGGATCAGTGCTTACACATCTTTCTCTAG GACACAACCAACCAGTAGCGGCAAATGTCGTTATAAATCTTTTGGTTACACTTACCAACTTAAAGAG ATTTCAAGAGCTTAGTTTGAAGGGAATAAAGCTAAGCAAGCCTGTAATAGAGAGTCTTTGTCAACTTATCAAGAGCTCTTGCTTGTCTGGATTACTGCTTGGAAACACTAGCATAGGGACG GATGGAATGTTAAAATTGATGCAATCATTGTCCAGAGAAAGTCAAGAACTAAAGCTTGACGTTTCATCTTGTGGTCTGACACCTGACTGCATTGTCAGATTAAATGCAGAAGTTTCTGTATTTAATAGCATAGTTGAGCTTGACCTTGGGGGTAATCAGCTCAAGCAGGAG GGTGGCAGGGCATTGGCAGCAGCAGTGAGTAATCCCCAATGTTGTTTTCGAGTCCTGCTATTACAGAAATGTCAACTGGGACTTCTTGGCATTCTTTCTATACTAAAGGGATTATCAGACAACTATTATCTCGAAGAGCTCAACGTGGCTGAAAATGCAGATCAAAACGAAATTCATGCTTTGCTACATGATCTATGCTCAAATGTCCTCCAAACAGATATAAACCTTTTAGAGCATACATCTGAGGTATCTGCAGCTAATGCTAAAGAAGGTTGTCAAGAAGGTTTATGTACACTCAATACGGACTATAATCAGCTTGAAGCTCCTGATAGTGAAGATGAGCAAGTGGAAGTAGATGTTACAGAGCGAGCTACGAATCAGAGTTGTATAAAGAATCATTCTAACTTAGATGAATATGAGTACATTCAAGAGCTTCCAGCTGCTATTCAAATGGCAAAGAACTTGCAACTCTTAGATCTTAGTAATAATGGGTTCACGAAACAGCTAGCTGAAAGTTTGTATGCTGCATGGGGATCTAGTTCAAGAAGTGGTTCATCGCGGGGACACATCGAAGGTAATACAGTTCATCTGTCAGTTGAGGGAGTCAAATGTTGTTATCTGAAGCCTTGCTGCAGAAGGATTTAA
- the LOC107003046 gene encoding protein TONSOKU isoform X1, which yields MGKNDSQNQLIEAKRAYKSAKAEGNRKEEARWANLIGDMLKNRGEYVEALRWLRIDYEISLNYLPEKQLLPSCQSLGEVYLRLQDYEHALTFQKKHLELAKDENDLVEQQRASTQLGRTYHEIFLKSDDDHDSVRNARKYFKLSLNLAKTLKKNLQSSKHSFVKEYIDAYNNIGMLEVDLDNLEEAERILSKGLEICDEEELSEDDDGRSRLHHNLGNVYTELRNMNKAREHIEKDITICHRIGHCQGEAKGYINLGELHYRIQKYDEAMKCYEWALKLAKSMEDEDALISQANQNIEIVKEARKVMDEIKIGEQSLKKLSREIEIARGTEGERKCLLQQNSALDRLIEKCSAIFAWVKHCKFAKKKKQTAIQLCDKEKLSDSFLAIGESHQKLRHFDKALKWYNKSLDTYRSIGNLEGQALAKINIGNVLDCNGNWGGALAAFEEGYRIAIQAKKPSIELSALENMHYSQMIRFDNVEEARRLQSSIDKLKQSKIGDLEAENVAGDCCSESETEVGNLSPITSYDSITPKKAKRGFKKSKSYSSEDEFKDLPLKSLIRPSKNLSKLKSTYVETPIATTELPDSPSPSISRPAGSQAVGRKRVRLVLSDDEDDNEDVYSSSRIISTPLEGEMGHCSRRISHKCSVEAVATSDESKDTKHRCSPSHELKVVSPVGSGCAVSACTPINLEESTCSDKSRTPELGLRDDKDFTYSSTKRSAPKFSYGACGRELDADVSGNDSISDLTLHACGEHCQHILFRVGNNVVHVKWDSGNAGTKLSLEQMKVEVACLFYLQLSAEERSKGLVPVIQHMMHEGRVIESLEAVNILKDNMAGKACIEVSIDAVWVPKHLMKLYIDCCEELSQPPILKVLKMLYNQEVSEDEVVVSDCELQDISVTPLINALYVHKTFAVLDLSHNLLGNGTIEKLKQVFIASGQKYGGLTLDLHCNRLGSTALFQICECDVLYARLEVLNLSGNRLTDACASYLSTILQNCKALYSLNIEQCSITSRTIQKVADSLTSGSVLTHLSLGHNQPVAANVVINLLVTLTNLKRFQELSLKGIKLSKPVIESLCQLIKSSCLSGLLLGNTSIGTDGMLKLMQSLSRESQELKLDVSSCGLTPDCIVRLNAEVSVFNSIVELDLGGNQLKQEGGRALAAAVSNPQCCFRVLLLQKCQLGLLGILSILKGLSDNYYLEELNVAENADQNEIHALLHDLCSNVLQTDINLLEHTSEVSAANAKEGCQEGLCTLNTDYNQLEAPDSEDEQVEVDVTERATNQSCIKNHSNLDEYEYIQELPAAIQMAKNLQLLDLSNNGFTKQLAESLYAAWGSSSRSGSSRGHIEGNTVHLSVEGVKCCYLKPCCRRI from the exons ATGGGCAAAAACGATAGCCAGAACCAGCTAATTGAGGCGAAGAGAGCTTACAAGAGCGCAAAAGCAGAGGGGAACAGAAAGGAGGAGGCGAGATGGGCAAATTTGATCGGCGACATGCTAAAGAACCGAGGAGAGTATGTAGAGGCGCTTCGTTGGCTCCGAATCGACTACGAAATATCACTCAATTACTTGCCCGAGAAGCAGCTTCTTCCGTCATGTCAATCCCTTGGTGAAGTCTATCTCCGCCTTCAGGACTACGAACACGCCCTCACTTTCCAG AAAAAGCATTTAGAGCTTGCCAAGGATGAAAATGACCTTGTTGAGCAGCAAAGAGCCAGCACTCAACTGGGAAGaacatatcatgaaatttttttgaagtcGGACGATGACCATGATTCAGTTCGGAATGCTAGAAAGTATTTCAAATTGTCACTGAATCTTGCCAAAACACTGAAGAAGAATTTACAATCGAGCAAGCATTCTTTTGTGAAGGAGTACATTGATGCCTACAACAACATTGGTATGCTTGAAGTTGATCTTGATAACTTGGAAGAAGCTGAAAGAATTCTCAGTAAAGGATTAGAAATCTGTGATGAAGAAGAGTTAAGTGAGGATGATGATGGACGTAGCAGGCTCCATCATAACCTTGGAAATGTGTACACCGAGCTAAGAAATATGAATAAAGCACGGGAGCACATTGAGAAAGATATTACCATTTGTCATAGGATAGGGCACTGTCAAGGGGAGGCAAAGGGATATATAAATCTTGGGGAGTTGCATTACAGGATTCAAAAGTATGATGAGGCCATGAAATGTTATGAATGGGCTCTCAAACTGGCGAAGTCCATGGAAGATGAAGATGCTTTGATTAGTCAAGCCAATCAAAACATTGAAATAGTGAAAGAAGCACGCAAGGTAATGGATGAGATAAAAATAGGAGAACAAAGTCTCAAAAAGCTCTCAAGGGAAATAGAAATAGCTAGAGGAACAGAGGGTGAGAGGAAGTGCCTGCTCCAACAAAATTCAGCACTTGATCGTCTCATCGAGAAATGTAGTGCAATCTTTGCATGGGTAAAA CATTGTAAATTTGCCAAAAAAAAGAAGCAGACAGCAATTCAGCTCTGTGACAAAGAGAAATTAAGCGACTCATTTCTAGCCATTGGAGAATCACACCAGAAGCTTAGGCACTTTGACAAAGCTCTTAAATGGTACAACAAGAGCTTGGATACATACAGATCAATTGGAAATTTGGAG GGACAAGCACTAGCAAAGATCAATATTGGAAATGTACTGGATTGTAATGGTAATTGGGGAGGTGCTTTGGCGGCTTTTGAAGAGGGTTACAG GATTGCCATTCAGGCAAAGAAGCCCTCGATTGAGTTGTCTGCTCTAGAAAATATGCACTATAGCCAGATGATCAGATTTGATAATGTGGAAGAGGCCAG GAGGTTGCAGTCGTCAATTGACAAATTGAAGCAGTCAAAAATTGGAGATCTTGAAGCAGAAAATGTCGCAGGGGATTGCTGTTCTGAAAGTGAAACAGAGGTCGGCAACCTATCGCCAATCACGTCATATGATAGCATTACACCAAAGAAAGCTAAGAGGGGTTTCAAGAAATCAAAATCTTACAGCAGTGAAGATGAATTTAAGGATCTGCCTTTGAAATCACTAATCCGTCCTAGTAAGAATCTATCTAAGCTGAAATCAACTTATGTAGAAACACCTATTGCTACTACTGAGCTACCTGATTCTCCGTCTCCGAGCATTTCGAGACCTGCTGGTAGTCAAGCAGTTGGTCGTAAACGTGTCCGCCTTGTTCTCTCTGATGACGAAGATGATAATGAGGATGTATACAGCTCCAGCAGGATTATTTCTACTCCTCTTGAGGGTGAAATGGGCCATTGCTCAAGAAGAATCTCTCACAAGTGTTCTGTAGAAGCTGTTGCTACTTCTGATGAGT CTAAAGACACAAAACATCGCTGTAGTCCTTCTCATGAACTGAAG GTAGTTTCACCAGTTGGTTCAGGATGTGCTGTCAGTGCTTGTACCCCTATTAATCTTGAAGAAAGTACTTGCTCCGACAAATCTAGGACTCCCGAGTTAGGTTTAAGGGACGATAAGGATTTCACATATTCAAGCACAAAAAGGTCTGCTCCAAAGTTTAGTTATGGAGCTTGTGGCAGAGAATTGGATGCAGATGTTTCTGGCAATGATAGTATTTCTGATCTCACTCTGCATGCTTGTGGTGAACATTGC CAACATATTCTCTTCAGAGTTGGCAACAATGTAGTACATGTGAAGTGGGATTCAGGTAATGCTGGCACAAAGCTCAGCTTAGAGCAGATGAAAGTTGAGGTAGCATGCTTGTTCTATTTACAGCTCTCAGCTGAGGAGAGATCTAAAG GCCTAGTGCCAGTCATCCAACATATGATGCATGAAGGAAGAGTTATAGAATCATTAGAAGCAGTTAATATCCTAAAAGATAATATGGCTGGGAAGGCATGCATTGAAGTTTCAATTGATG CAGTATGGGTTCCAAAACATCTCATGAAACTGTACATTGATTGCTGCGAGGAGCTGTCTCAGCCACCGATCTTGAAGGTTCTTAAGATGCTGTACAACCAAGAG GTGTCGGAGGATGAAGTCGTGGTATCTGATTGCGAACTGCAAGATATATCAGTGACACCATTAATCAATGCCCTCTATGTGCACAAAACTTTTGCTGTCTTAGACCTTTCACACAATCTGTTAG GAAATGGAACAATAGAGAAGCTTAAACAAGTATTCATCGCATCAGGGCAAAAATATGGTGGTTTGACCTTGGATTTGCACTGCAATCGACTTGGTTCAACTGCCTTGTTCCAG ATTTGTGAATGCGATGTTCTATACGCCCGATTGGAAGTACTCAACTTATCTGGGAACCGTTTGACTGATGCATGTGCATCATATCTTTCAACTATCTTGCAGAACTGCAAAG CTCTTTATAGTTTAAATATCGAGCAATGTTCAATCACATCTAGAACAATTCAAAAGGTTGCTGACTCACTGACTTCTGGATCAGTGCTTACACATCTTTCTCTAG GACACAACCAACCAGTAGCGGCAAATGTCGTTATAAATCTTTTGGTTACACTTACCAACTTAAAGAG ATTTCAAGAGCTTAGTTTGAAGGGAATAAAGCTAAGCAAGCCTGTAATAGAGAGTCTTTGTCAACTTATCAAGAGCTCTTGCTTGTCTGGATTACTGCTTGGAAACACTAGCATAGGGACG GATGGAATGTTAAAATTGATGCAATCATTGTCCAGAGAAAGTCAAGAACTAAAGCTTGACGTTTCATCTTGTGGTCTGACACCTGACTGCATTGTCAGATTAAATGCAGAAGTTTCTGTATTTAATAGCATAGTTGAGCTTGACCTTGGGGGTAATCAGCTCAAGCAGGAG GGTGGCAGGGCATTGGCAGCAGCAGTGAGTAATCCCCAATGTTGTTTTCGAGTCCTGCTATTACAGAAATGTCAACTGGGACTTCTTGGCATTCTTTCTATACTAAAGGGATTATCAGACAACTATTATCTCGAAGAGCTCAACGTGGCTGAAAATGCAGATCAAAACGAAATTCATGCTTTGCTACATGATCTATGCTCAAATGTCCTCCAAACAGATATAAACCTTTTAGAGCATACATCTGAGGTATCTGCAGCTAATGCTAAAGAAGGTTGTCAAGAAGGTTTATGTACACTCAATACGGACTATAATCAGCTTGAAGCTCCTGATAGTGAAGATGAGCAAGTGGAAGTAGATGTTACAGAGCGAGCTACGAATCAGAGTTGTATAAAGAATCATTCTAACTTAGATGAATATGAGTACATTCAAGAGCTTCCAGCTGCTATTCAAATGGCAAAGAACTTGCAACTCTTAGATCTTAGTAATAATGGGTTCACGAAACAGCTAGCTGAAAGTTTGTATGCTGCATGGGGATCTAGTTCAAGAAGTGGTTCATCGCGGGGACACATCGAAGGTAATACAGTTCATCTGTCAGTTGAGGGAGTCAAATGTTGTTATCTGAAGCCTTGCTGCAGAAGGATTTAA
- the LOC107004235 gene encoding protein IDA-LIKE 2-like: MISFFRRKILVLWMAILLISIFGHFCHGSRSNSQVFNTINNQRNSYNHGHFWNLLPKRIPIPASGPSRKHNDIGLKSTWRSP; encoded by the coding sequence ATGATAAGCTTTTTCAGAAGAAAAATACTTGTCTTATGGATGGCTATTCTATTAATCTctatttttggccatttttgTCATGGTTCAAGAAGCAACTCACAAGTATTCAATACAATAAATAACCAAAGAAACTCTTACAATCATGGCCATTTTTGGAACTTATTGCCAAAAAGAATCCCAATTCCAGCTTCTGGtccatcaagaaaacataatGACATTGGTTTAAAGAGTACTTGGAGATCACCATGA